The following is a genomic window from Bacillus sp. V2I10.
TCCCCGCCAAGTCTAACTCATCCACTTGGGACGGACCACATGGGCAGGTGTATTTTTTCAAGACTTGTGATCGGATCTCAAGCTACACTCGGCATAACCTCCCTTGTTATTGCAACCGTTGTTTTAATCGGTATTCCATTTGGTTTGCTTTCAGGATATATAGGAGGTCGGGTTGATTCATTTATAATGAGGCTGGCAGACGGGTTAATTGCACTGCCTGAATTTATTTTAGCCATTGCCGTTGCAGGCTTTCTGGGTCCAAGCTTAGTTAATTTGATGATTTCGGTCGTACTTGTGAAATGGATCAGCTACACAAGAGTAGTAAGGGGCATAATTTTATCAGAACGTGAAAAGGAATATGTGCTGGCAGCTAAGGTTGGAGGATGTCCCACATGGAAAATTATCATTAGGCATTTGCTTCCGCAAATTCTGTCACCAGTTCTTGTGCTTGCAGCACTTGATGTAGGAAAAGTCATTTTGATTATTTCCTCTCTCTCCTATCTTGGACTGGGCGCGCAGCCCCCTGCACCGGAGTGGGGTGCGATGTTAAATGACGGCCGGCCGTATTTTCAAACCTTTCCCGAGTTAATGATTTATCCCGGATTGGCCATTTTTTTTGTTGTGCTGTCATGCAATTTAATAGGAGAAGGTTTAAGAGACAAGCTGGATGTAAAAAGTGTCTAACTCTGGGAGGCGGGGAAACATGAATGCAGTCATGGAACTTGAAAAAATCCAAAATATAGACTCATCGGCAGCTGATCAGGCTGTTCTTCTTGAAATAAGGGACCTCTCCATTTCATCGCTTTTTAGTGAAAGAAAACTTGTGAACAAGGTGAATCTGACTTTAAAGCGGGGAGAAATGCTTGGACTTGCGGGGGAAAGCGGAAGCGGAAAAAGCTTAACTGCTCTAGCTGTTTTAGGATTGCTTCCTTCTGAGCTTTATGTTTCGGAAGGTTCAATCACACTATACGGCAAAAAACTTAAAGGCCTTTCCGAAAAGGAATTGAGAGTACTGCGCGGAAGGGAAATTGCTTATATCTTTCAGCATTATCAAGGCAGCTTTACTCCTTTTATAAAAATAGGCAAGCAGCTTGCTGAAGCACTTAGAAGCCATTTTGAGTTAACTAAAAAAGAAGCTAAAGAAAAAGCCCTTATGTGGCTTAATCGTGTACAGCTCCCTGCAGAAAGGATCTTTGGCAGCTACCCTCACCAGCTTAGCGGGGGCCAGCTTCAAAGGGCTTCCCTTGCATCTGCGCTCATGCTTGAACCTGCCTTGATTATTGCTGATGAGCCGACAACAGCACTGGATGTTCTGACAAGCGAATCTATTCTGGATTTGCTCGTACAGCTTCAACAAGAGCTAAACTGCGGGATATTGCTGATTTCTCATGATTTAGGGCACTTGTTAAAAAGAACAGATTCTATGGCCGTTATGTACGGGGGACAAATTGCAGAAAAGGGATTCACAAAAAGCATCAAAAACAATCCTAAACACCCATATACAAAGCTTCTGCTGAATGCAAGACCTGTATTAAGCAGAGAGGAGCCGAAGGGATTAGCTGCAATCCAGGGTGATCCTGGACTGGTTGCCTCAAACGGATGTTCGTTTTCACTTAGGTGCCCGATGGCCTTTGAAAAGTGCAGTGCCGTTCCAGCATTTGAGGAAGCAGAGAACTCACATGCAGCAGCGTGTCATGCAGCAGCAGGAAAAGGAATGAATTCAAATGTTAGAAGTTAAAAACGTATCGAAATCCTATCAGTCAACGATTGTTTTAAAGGATATTTCCTTTCATATGGCGCGAGGAGAGTGTCTTGGACTCATTGGCGGAAGCGGAAGCGGGAAGAGTACGCTAGCAAAGCTGATTTTGGGAATTGCACAGTGTGATGAAGGAGAAGTTATTATAAATGGTACTGATTTTTCAGTGTTTAAAAAGAGGTGAGCTGAGAAGGGCAAGACGTCATGTGCAGGTTGTATTCCAGGATCCTTCTGCTTCTTTGAATCCGAAGCTTCCTATTTGGAAGACAATCATCGAACCACTCGAAAATTTCCCGGATTCAGTCCCTCCTTTTTTGATAGAGGTTCGAGCGGACAAAAAGAAGATGGCTGAAATCCTTTTGAGTAAAGTAGGCCTGCAGAAGGACTTACTGAACAGATATCCTCACCAGCTTAGCGGCGGTCAAAGGCAAAGAGTCGCAATCGCCAGAGGAATCAGCCTCCAGCCAAGCTTGCTGATCTGTGATGAGCCGACATCCAGCCTGGATGTGTCGATTCAAGCCCAGATTTTGAATCTCCTCAAATCTCTAAAAGCTGAATTTAATATGTCTTATTTGTTTATTTCTCACGATATGGCAGCGGCTCGATATATGTGTGATCGATTTGCTGTCCTTAAAGAAGGTTCACTTGTTGATCTTTTTTCAGCAGATGAACTTTTTGGAGAGAATCGTCACCCCTATACAAGGAAACTTATTGCAGCTGCAATGGAAAGCTGAGAGAAGAACAGCGGCTGAATCTGCTGCTCATGTATGATTGTTGATTATTTAGATAGTTTTGCTGAAATCCCTTATCAAAAGGGATTTTTTATTTCAGATAAGAAAGTAGAGGTGTTCATTATGAATCATAAAAAATATATCATGCTTGCTATTCCCCTTACTCTTTCTGCAATGACTACAGCTCTTATTGGAGCTGTCGATACGGCTGTAGCCGGACAGCTTTCTGATCCAGCTTATATTGGAGGAGTGGCGGTAGGGGCTGTTCTGTTTAACACGATGTACTGGCTTTTTGGATTCTTGAGAGTCAGCACTTCAGGCTTTACGGCACAGGCACACGGAGCCATGAATGAAAAGTTAATGAGGCTTTAGTCTGGTTAGGCCTTTGCTATTGGCGATGGCTGTCGGCATTCTATTTATTCTTTTAGAAATCCTCTTTCTGACCTTGCCATGACAATCATAGAACCTGCTGATGAGGTAAAGGAATATGCGCTGCAATACATTGATATCCGAATATGGGGGGCGCCATTTGCATTAATTCAATATGTTATCCTTGGCTGGCTGATGGGTTTGTCGAGAATTAAGGAGGCTTTCTATTTGCAGATAGGGATGAATGGACTGAATATCATTCTGGATATCCTGTTTGTTCAAGTATTTTTATGGGGAGTACAGGGGGGTGCGGCGGCAACTCTGATTGCGGAGATCTTTTTAGTCATCGTTGTTTTTTTCCTGATCATCAGGAAAAAGAGCTTTTCCTTTCCATCTCGCGAATTAACAGAGGTATTCGAAATGGAGAGATGTTCTGACTATGCTTTATGTAAATCGGGATTTATTTATTCGGACTGTCTGTCTTCTGATTATGTTTAACCTCTTCACAAAATTCGTCGCTTCTTTCGGGACAGAAATGCTTGCAGCAAATGCCATTTTAATTCAGATTCATTATTTAATGGCTTATTTCTTTGATGGGTTTGCCAATGCTTCAAGTATATTATGCGGGCGGGCAATCGGAGCCAAAGATAAGAAAGAGTTTGTAAACACCTTATCCTTTCTATTCAATGGTCTATTTACACAGCTCTCTTTGTCACTTTCATTTATCTTTTGTTTAAAGAAGCCCTTATTCGTTTGTTCACCAGAAAAGAACCGGTTGCAGAACTTGCTTCGGAATATGGTAATTGGCTGTTAGTATATCCTGCAGCAGCTTCCTTAGGACTTGTTCTCTATGGAGTGTTTACGGGTGCTGCTTCTGCTGCGTGAGTGAGAAATTCCATGATCTATTCGTTGTTTGTATACCTGATTGCTTTATGGTCTCTTTTGCCTATTTATGAAAACCACGGCTTGTGGCTCTCTATTTTATGTTCAGCATAGGTAGATCTCTGTTCCTGATCATGTATATTCCTGGACTGAATAAAAGAATCTATTCTCTTTAAACCTTAAAAAAATACCCTGACTGGAAAATCATTCAGTTGCGATGCAGCAGCTATTTCTGTATACTGTTCTCATTGTTTGTACATATGTCCGCATAAGAGATACAGAATGCGGATTAGGAGGAAGCTGTCATGATAGGAAGATTATTGATTTCATGTGAGGACCGGCCTGGAATTGTGGCTGCGGTCTCACGTTTTTTAGCAGATGAGGGAGCCAATATTATTCATTCGGATCAGCATTCAACAGATCCTGTAGGCGGTCTGTTTTTTATGAGAATCGAATTTCAGCTGCTTGGGATTGAAGATAAGATTGAGGAGATCAGAACCCGATTTGAAAAAACAGCAGAACCGTTTCATATAAAATGGCGCATGTCCTGTGCCAGCGATAAAAAGAAAATTGCCATTTTTGTTTCTAAAGAAGATCATTGTCTGCAGGATCTTCTTCAGCGTTTCCGGCTTGGAGAGCTGTCTGCGGAAATCTCAATGGTAGTCAGCAACCATGATGATATGAGAGACATTGTGAAGCCATACGGCATTCCGTATCATCATGTACCTGCAACAAAGGATACAAGGGAGGAAGCGGCTAAACGCCATCTTTCATTACTGGAAGAAGCCAATGTGGATACAGTTGTGCTTGCGCGTTACATGCAAATCATACCGCCTGTTATGATTGAGCAGTATAAAAATCAAATCATCAATATTCATCATTCGTTTCTCCCGGCATTCGTCGGCGGGAAACCGTATAATCAGGCATATGACCGCGGTGTGAAAATCATCGGTGCTACTGCGCACTATGTAACAGAAGAACTTGATCAGGGTCCGATTATCGAACAGGATGTCGAGCGTGTCAGTCACCGTTATCAGATTAAGGATTTAAAGAGAATTGGAAGAGATGTCGAGAAGCTTGTTCTTTCAAGAGCGGTAGGCTGGCATTTAGATGATAAAGTGCTTGTTTATGAAAACAAGACTGTGGTGTTTCCATAAGATAATGAATCATGCAAAAAATCCGCTCTGAGCGGATTTTTTGCGTGTGATGCAGAGGGGTCTATTTCTTTACACTCTGCTTTAAATCGATTTTTTCGTATACTTTATCAAGCAGGATTTTATCATTTAAAATGGTTTGTTTATTTTCTTCAACCAGTTCCTTAAATGATTTCTTTTTAATTCTCATCCGTTATTCCCCTTTCGCTGCATTCTGTCGCTGAATTCCTTTTCAAGCTTAATTTCGCAGAGCTCATAAAGCTGGCCTTCTGCCGTTCTATATATCCCCATATCAAGCAGCTGTTCAATTAATTCATTTTTCCGTGATTCAGCAGCTCCATGAATCGTTGTTTTCATAAAGAAAAGTTCACCTCAATATAAATGATTATGATAATCATTCTCAACTAAATTATACTTGCATTTAGTATGCAAAGCAAGTATTTTCATTCTTATAGGCCGAAAATGGTTCTAATTATATATATCACCAAATGAAAAAAACAAAACCAGAAAATTTGTTTTTTAAGAAAAGATGGTTTAAAATATAAATAGTAACCATTACGATTTATCTTATCATAACATCCTGGTAAATGAAAGGAAGAGAAGATTGGCTAGGAAAGCAAAGGTAGTGAAAGAACTGAAACGTCAGGAAATGGTTGAAAAATATAGAGAACTAAGAACGCAGCTGAAAAAGGAGGGGGATTTGGAGGCTTTAAGGAAGCTGCCGCGTGATTCCTCTCCCGCACGCTTGAAGAATCGCTGTGAAATCTCAGGAAGGCCGAGGGGATATATACGCAAGTTTAAGCTTTCAAGAATTGCTTTTAGAGAATATGCCCACAAAGGACAGCTCCCGGGAGTGAAAAAAGCTAGCTGGTAGGAATGAAAAGGCGGGTGATGCATGATCACCCGCCTTTTATTATTTTCGATAAGAAAGCTCTGCAACTGCATCATGAAGATGAATGGATTCTTCATTTCGGCATTCGACATGAAAGGCAGCCACAAAATCAAGCTCATAAAGGTCTGCTGCTACTAATCGCACCATATCTTCTACGAAACGCGGATTTTCATAGGCTGTTTCTGTTACCATTTTTTCATCAGGGCGCTTTAGGACGGGATGGATCATGGCACTTGCATTTGTTTCTGCAGCTGCAAGCAGCGCTTCTTTCCAGTCCTGCTCCTCGCGAAAGTCTTCCGTGAATTCTACATCCATCGTGATAAACCCGCGCTGATTATGGGCACTGTATTCACTGATTTCTTTTGAGCATGGACAAAGAGTTGTTACTGCGCAAGTAAGCTTTGCGCTGGCTGTGAACCCTTTTCCTTCTTCATACTTAATTTTTAAGCCTGCAGTTGCATGGTTCAAGCCGGCAAGCTCAGAGCTTGGCCCCTTTCGCTCATAAAACCATGGAAAGGTAACTTCAATTTCGGCATCCTTTTGTTTAAGGCGTCCGGCAAGCTCTTTAGTAAAATCATAAAGCTCTGTTAGGGAAAGAGTGAATCCCCCATTTAAACGGTACTTCTCAAGCTGCTCAGTAAAACGGCTCATGTTTGTGCCCTTAGCTTCGTAAGAAATGGATGATGTCATTTTAAAGGTAGCAACAGTCGTTTGCTCCAATGGGCTTAATGAAGATAGGATACGAACAGGATATTTCACATTGCTGATTCCAACTGCATTTATATGAAAAAGAAAATCTTTTTTTGAATTTTGCAGATCAGGCATTTTGTCTTTTTCGGTTGGTTTCGTTTTTAAACCTGGTTCTACTGAGCCAAAGAGTCTATGTCTCTCTTTTTTCGGCGGTAATGTAATCTCTCTAATCATGGATGATCTCCTCTCAAGTGCCTCAATAATAGAGAGTATACTTTACAAAGATAGATAACGGCAATTATTAAAGCTTAAATTTTCCCGTCATATGCCGGATATAATTTGTTCAGCAGCCTGTCTTGCTCCTGATATATTTCTCGCAATTGGTCCAATTTGAAGTTCTGCTAAAGCTCCTGTCACGTATAAGCCTTCTGTCCATTCCAGATGTTCTGAGACAATAGGATATCCGCATTCCGCACATTTTAGCTCTTCTCTTTTTATTAAGGGAGAAATCCATTCTTTTCCTGGAGGAGCAGGTATAAAGCCTGTAGCCAGAATGATAGATTCAGCGAATACCTCAAGACCTGATTCAGCAGTAAGTATAACTCCATTGTCAGCTGCTTTAAATGATTCAATTTCTTCATCTATCCACTCCAGCTGTCCTCGTTTTTTCAGGTGATGAAGCTTCATATGAAGATCCCTTGTAATTGAGCCGCGGTGTCTCGCTTCAATAATTTTTCTGCGCCTGCTTATGTAGTTTCTATCATTCCTGAAAGCGCGCTGCCTTTTAGGGCCGAGCCACCCAGGGTCACTGTCAAACAGGTTCACTCTGAAGGGGTGTCTTTTCACCATTGTGACTTCACCCGGGAACAGAGATGCAAGCTTGCAGGCAAGGTGTGCGGCTGTCATCCCGCCGCCTATAACGGAAATCGGACCTTTCAATGCTTCAAAATGGAGGTCCTGATCAAAAACATGATAGATGGCGGATATTTTTTCTTTTAATTCCAAAGCCCACTCAGGCCAATGGGGCTGTTCGCCAATACCGATTGCAATGACCACATTCTTTGCATGAAAACACCTGCTTTCTTCATTTATAACTTTCCAGGATTCTCCGCTTTTATAGACTTTTCCGACTCGCCCCTGAATCCAGCATTCCCCTAAATGTAAATCCTGAAATAAATGATCACAATGCTTTTTAAACAGATCAATGGAAGGTCTTTTAAAGCGGCCGTAGTATGCTTGATCATTCTTCTGTTTAGCAAACTTCTCAAGTCCAAAGGGGTTTCTTTCGATATGATGGACAGACGGTGAGCGCAAATATGGCATAGATATGGCTCCTGTACAGCGCTCCCAGTTTTCCAGCGGTTTTGAATGGGGATCTATGATTCGAATTTTATTTGCTGTGGTTTTCTTGCTTTGAAGGAGAAAAGTTGCTATTGTCACTCCTTGAACTCCGCCTCCGATAATAATCCAGTCGTACATAACCAATATCACTCCTGTTTACAAAACGTAATTATTACGATTTAATAAAGACAGTGTACCGAAATATTGAACTGCTTGCAAGAGTGATAGAAATTTTGTCACCAAGTTGCATAATTCATTGACAAGCCCCGTATGATATAATGCTAGGAGAAAAGAATAGGATTGGAGTTTTATGATGAAAAAACCAGCCTCTTCTATTGTGAAAGAGTCATTTGCTCTTGCATTAATAGGATTGTTTATTTATCTTTTTATTTTCATAGATTTCGGAGATTTTCAGA
Proteins encoded in this region:
- the nikC gene encoding nickel transporter permease, coding for MNSATLTWIGIISLSIIVLITLLGTFLLPNDPLTANMAERLSPPSLTHPLGTDHMGRCIFSRLVIGSQATLGITSLVIATVVLIGIPFGLLSGYIGGRVDSFIMRLADGLIALPEFILAIAVAGFLGPSLVNLMISVVLVKWISYTRVVRGIILSEREKEYVLAAKVGGCPTWKIIIRHLLPQILSPVLVLAALDVGKVILIISSLSYLGLGAQPPAPEWGAMLNDGRPYFQTFPELMIYPGLAIFFVVLSCNLIGEGLRDKLDVKSV
- a CDS encoding ABC transporter ATP-binding protein, with the translated sequence MNAVMELEKIQNIDSSAADQAVLLEIRDLSISSLFSERKLVNKVNLTLKRGEMLGLAGESGSGKSLTALAVLGLLPSELYVSEGSITLYGKKLKGLSEKELRVLRGREIAYIFQHYQGSFTPFIKIGKQLAEALRSHFELTKKEAKEKALMWLNRVQLPAERIFGSYPHQLSGGQLQRASLASALMLEPALIIADEPTTALDVLTSESILDLLVQLQQELNCGILLISHDLGHLLKRTDSMAVMYGGQIAEKGFTKSIKNNPKHPYTKLLLNARPVLSREEPKGLAAIQGDPGLVASNGCSFSLRCPMAFEKCSAVPAFEEAENSHAAACHAAAGKGMNSNVRS
- a CDS encoding ATP-binding cassette domain-containing protein translates to MLEVKNVSKSYQSTIVLKDISFHMARGECLGLIGGSGSGKSTLAKLILGIAQCDEGEVIINGTDFSVFKKR
- a CDS encoding ABC transporter ATP-binding protein, translated to MVLIFQCLKRGELRRARRHVQVVFQDPSASLNPKLPIWKTIIEPLENFPDSVPPFLIEVRADKKKMAEILLSKVGLQKDLLNRYPHQLSGGQRQRVAIARGISLQPSLLICDEPTSSLDVSIQAQILNLLKSLKAEFNMSYLFISHDMAAARYMCDRFAVLKEGSLVDLFSADELFGENRHPYTRKLIAAAMES
- the purU gene encoding formyltetrahydrofolate deformylase; this encodes MIGRLLISCEDRPGIVAAVSRFLADEGANIIHSDQHSTDPVGGLFFMRIEFQLLGIEDKIEEIRTRFEKTAEPFHIKWRMSCASDKKKIAIFVSKEDHCLQDLLQRFRLGELSAEISMVVSNHDDMRDIVKPYGIPYHHVPATKDTREEAAKRHLSLLEEANVDTVVLARYMQIIPPVMIEQYKNQIINIHHSFLPAFVGGKPYNQAYDRGVKIIGATAHYVTEELDQGPIIEQDVERVSHRYQIKDLKRIGRDVEKLVLSRAVGWHLDDKVLVYENKTVVFP
- a CDS encoding FbpB family small basic protein, which gives rise to MRIKKKSFKELVEENKQTILNDKILLDKVYEKIDLKQSVKK
- a CDS encoding Fur-regulated basic protein FbpA yields the protein MKTTIHGAAESRKNELIEQLLDMGIYRTAEGQLYELCEIKLEKEFSDRMQRKGNNG
- the rpsN gene encoding 30S ribosomal protein S14, producing MARKAKVVKELKRQEMVEKYRELRTQLKKEGDLEALRKLPRDSSPARLKNRCEISGRPRGYIRKFKLSRIAFREYAHKGQLPGVKKASW
- the folE2 gene encoding GTP cyclohydrolase FolE2 is translated as MIREITLPPKKERHRLFGSVEPGLKTKPTEKDKMPDLQNSKKDFLFHINAVGISNVKYPVRILSSLSPLEQTTVATFKMTSSISYEAKGTNMSRFTEQLEKYRLNGGFTLSLTELYDFTKELAGRLKQKDAEIEVTFPWFYERKGPSSELAGLNHATAGLKIKYEEGKGFTASAKLTCAVTTLCPCSKEISEYSAHNQRGFITMDVEFTEDFREEQDWKEALLAAAETNASAMIHPVLKRPDEKMVTETAYENPRFVEDMVRLVAADLYELDFVAAFHVECRNEESIHLHDAVAELSYRK
- a CDS encoding FAD/NAD(P)-binding protein, with protein sequence MYDWIIIGGGVQGVTIATFLLQSKKTTANKIRIIDPHSKPLENWERCTGAISMPYLRSPSVHHIERNPFGLEKFAKQKNDQAYYGRFKRPSIDLFKKHCDHLFQDLHLGECWIQGRVGKVYKSGESWKVINEESRCFHAKNVVIAIGIGEQPHWPEWALELKEKISAIYHVFDQDLHFEALKGPISVIGGGMTAAHLACKLASLFPGEVTMVKRHPFRVNLFDSDPGWLGPKRQRAFRNDRNYISRRRKIIEARHRGSITRDLHMKLHHLKKRGQLEWIDEEIESFKAADNGVILTAESGLEVFAESIILATGFIPAPPGKEWISPLIKREELKCAECGYPIVSEHLEWTEGLYVTGALAELQIGPIARNISGARQAAEQIISGI